Proteins encoded in a region of the Flavobacterium sp. MDT1-60 genome:
- a CDS encoding ATP-binding protein produces the protein MSKMTLFSSFRYCFLVVLLTAIKVNCQENYTARWYTADNNELPQSSVKAIVQDKYNFIWMTTENGLVRYDGNSFLTFNSSNTDLKQCRFTEILGNVQKDSLFCYNTDKKELILIHQRKIQLIKKAGPAYNITRNGQRFYYHDGLPSNNTINPREPYYIRTSTGNLFFIDTEKIELCDAKLQRIYKTNYKSDSVFKFFTINNTLFYLKENGDIDCFSEQGKSATLHSPLLKNKYKLYWNISANQVFIYSQNNIYLLTTRAGHLSFIPIVTFKEFEKSNIVSLFYDNKNLKLYLGSYTNGLCIITFPDFNTVKKDLHKSAEVYYGAISASDNTIITAEGLILNNKKVIDSISFIKSTYLNEHITIAKDDDENLWIGRAFDVFCYLKKSNYKKYTTYNFRQSAKAIFKDQNNTIWISLAKDEFRKAKLYSIKKGALSLVAIFEDNINHIAQYDDNTLYLGTEIGLYKYKKEEKKLFFIKNSKKIHVRGIFIDSEKKIWLTTYEKGFFLYSDKVFHTFPKDEHNYLNSSHCIIEDKNGFFWIPTNKGLFQMSRKALLDYSKNKKQSIYYHQYNKTDGFLTNEFNGGCQPCGNFLRNEQIAFPSMNGIVFFDPYKITPLLPSQELFIDKVLVDQKVFYPKDTIVLKNNFQRISFSIVYSYYGNPENINIEARLDKIANSRWEKIREDNLISFTTLPPGEYTLTIRNLSGFDGKYTYKKITIIIPAKFHQTIWFQILCYVLILLFLIFIWYVRLYYIELKNIELQEIIAKKTKKLARTVSKLKTTEKDLKQEIKQQETLVKSISHDIKSPLKFLTSSINHLSDNENIQQDEKLKRQIETIQLSSDQLYEYVENLIKYSTIFSEGKKLEDKSYSLYDLIEEKIQIFKKIAAAENTIIVNNVDQNLFIRTNNKALSIIIHNLLDNAIKNTKNGKIELVSFTQDNMLTLTIMDNGKGMSRELIDYYLDFYKNPIVKNYHLGLHMIIELLLIIKGNINIKSTINEGTTIEIMVDFN, from the coding sequence ATGTCAAAAATGACGTTGTTTTCATCTTTTCGTTATTGCTTTCTTGTAGTATTACTAACTGCAATTAAAGTAAATTGTCAGGAAAACTATACAGCAAGATGGTATACGGCAGACAATAATGAATTACCTCAAAGTAGTGTAAAAGCAATCGTACAGGATAAATATAATTTTATCTGGATGACAACTGAAAATGGACTGGTTCGCTATGACGGCAATAGTTTCCTTACTTTTAATTCTTCTAATACAGACTTAAAACAATGTCGTTTTACCGAGATTTTAGGCAACGTACAAAAAGATAGTTTGTTCTGTTATAATACTGATAAAAAAGAACTTATTCTTATTCATCAGAGAAAAATACAGCTTATCAAAAAGGCAGGACCTGCCTATAATATTACCAGAAATGGACAGCGTTTTTACTATCATGACGGACTTCCTTCCAACAACACCATAAATCCGCGTGAGCCTTATTATATCAGAACGTCTACTGGGAATCTTTTTTTTATAGATACTGAAAAAATAGAACTCTGTGATGCTAAACTGCAGCGCATTTATAAAACAAACTACAAAAGCGATAGTGTCTTTAAGTTTTTTACCATTAACAACACGCTATTTTATCTCAAAGAGAACGGTGACATTGATTGCTTTTCAGAACAGGGAAAATCGGCAACGCTTCATTCTCCCCTTTTAAAAAACAAATATAAACTCTACTGGAATATTAGTGCCAATCAGGTATTTATTTATTCACAGAACAATATATACCTTCTAACAACACGTGCAGGTCATTTATCATTTATACCAATAGTAACATTCAAAGAATTTGAAAAAAGCAACATCGTTTCTCTTTTTTATGACAACAAAAACCTAAAGCTGTATTTAGGAAGTTATACAAATGGATTATGTATTATCACTTTTCCTGATTTTAATACTGTAAAAAAAGATTTACATAAATCAGCAGAAGTTTATTATGGAGCCATTTCCGCCAGTGACAATACAATTATTACTGCTGAGGGGTTGATCTTAAATAATAAAAAAGTTATTGATAGTATTTCATTTATTAAATCTACCTATTTAAACGAACACATAACAATTGCAAAAGATGATGATGAGAATTTATGGATCGGCAGAGCCTTTGATGTTTTTTGTTATTTAAAGAAATCTAATTATAAAAAATATACTACTTATAATTTTAGGCAATCTGCAAAAGCTATATTTAAGGACCAAAACAATACAATATGGATTAGTCTGGCAAAAGATGAATTTCGAAAAGCAAAATTATACAGTATTAAAAAAGGTGCTTTATCGCTTGTAGCGATATTTGAAGATAACATCAACCATATTGCTCAGTATGATGATAATACCTTGTACTTGGGAACTGAAATAGGTCTTTATAAATATAAAAAAGAGGAAAAGAAGTTATTTTTTATAAAGAACTCCAAAAAAATACATGTTAGGGGTATTTTTATTGATAGCGAAAAAAAAATATGGCTTACTACTTATGAAAAAGGTTTTTTCCTTTACTCAGACAAGGTTTTTCATACCTTCCCCAAAGATGAACACAATTATCTTAACTCCTCTCATTGTATAATCGAGGACAAAAATGGTTTTTTCTGGATTCCTACTAATAAGGGTCTCTTCCAGATGTCCAGAAAAGCATTATTAGATTACAGTAAAAATAAAAAGCAATCTATATATTACCATCAATACAATAAGACAGATGGTTTTTTAACCAATGAATTTAATGGCGGGTGCCAGCCTTGTGGAAATTTTCTCAGAAATGAGCAAATCGCTTTTCCGTCGATGAATGGTATCGTTTTTTTTGATCCTTATAAAATTACTCCGTTACTTCCCAGTCAGGAACTTTTTATTGACAAAGTGCTCGTTGATCAGAAAGTTTTTTATCCAAAAGATACTATTGTACTGAAAAACAATTTTCAAAGAATAAGCTTTTCAATAGTTTACTCGTATTATGGCAACCCGGAAAATATAAACATTGAAGCAAGATTGGATAAAATAGCCAATAGCCGCTGGGAAAAAATAAGAGAAGATAATTTAATATCCTTTACTACATTGCCTCCGGGAGAATACACGCTGACAATAAGAAACTTATCAGGATTTGATGGAAAGTATACCTATAAAAAAATTACAATCATTATACCTGCCAAATTTCATCAGACTATTTGGTTTCAGATTCTTTGTTATGTATTAATATTACTATTTCTAATTTTTATCTGGTATGTACGATTGTATTATATCGAATTGAAAAATATCGAACTTCAGGAGATTATTGCAAAAAAAACCAAAAAACTGGCACGAACTGTCAGTAAACTAAAAACCACAGAAAAAGATTTAAAACAGGAAATCAAACAACAAGAGACTTTGGTAAAAAGTATAAGTCATGATATAAAAAGTCCATTAAAATTTTTAACATCCTCTATAAATCACTTGTCTGATAATGAAAATATTCAGCAAGACGAAAAACTTAAACGACAAATAGAAACGATACAATTATCATCTGATCAATTATATGAGTACGTTGAAAACCTTATAAAATATTCGACGATATTTAGTGAAGGAAAAAAACTCGAAGACAAAAGTTATTCATTATACGATCTGATTGAAGAAAAAATTCAGATTTTCAAAAAAATTGCTGCAGCAGAAAACACGATAATTGTTAACAATGTCGATCAAAATCTATTCATCAGAACAAATAATAAAGCGTTATCTATTATCATTCATAATTTACTTGATAATGCCATAAAGAATACGAAAAATGGAAAAATAGAATTGGTGTCATTTACGCAGGATAATATGCTAACCTTAACTATTATGGATAATGGGAAAGGCATGAGTAGAGAACTGATTGATTATTATCTTGATTTTTACAAAAATCCAATCGTAAAAAATTATCATTTGGGCCTGCATATGATTATTGAACTTCTTCTAATTATTAAAGGAAATATCAATATTAAGAGTACCATTAATGAAGGAACCACTATAGAAATAATGGTGGATTTTAACTAA
- a CDS encoding NAD(P)-binding domain-containing protein: MKIGIIGVCNITLDFADRAAKSGHEVLISHNRCSQSLKPIIEKMGNKVKLVTKEKAIKANMIILFIPRQDLKAFFDDLPDMTEKILLHTNNPLFSLEYLESDKDTKSSSEIIASLLPAAHVIKIFNILQPGIFLPESQNQDGNEIFYTGTNTRAKNKVKSFLKTINFSGCDLEDYQLNRC, encoded by the coding sequence ATGAAAATAGGTATTATAGGAGTCTGTAATATAACTTTAGATTTTGCTGACAGAGCTGCCAAATCAGGACATGAGGTACTGATTAGTCATAATCGTTGCAGCCAAAGTTTAAAACCTATTATTGAAAAAATGGGAAATAAGGTAAAATTAGTTACTAAAGAGAAAGCAATAAAAGCCAATATGATCATATTGTTTATTCCTCGCCAGGATCTTAAAGCTTTTTTTGATGATTTGCCTGATATGACAGAAAAGATATTACTTCATACAAACAATCCCCTTTTTAGTCTGGAATATCTGGAATCTGATAAAGATACCAAATCTTCCAGTGAAATTATAGCTTCTCTGTTACCAGCTGCTCATGTGATTAAAATATTCAATATTTTGCAACCGGGAATATTCTTGCCAGAATCTCAAAATCAAGACGGAAATGAAATATTCTATACAGGAACAAATACAAGGGCAAAAAATAAGGTAAAAAGTTTTTTAAAAACTATAAATTTTTCAGGCTGCGATCTTGAAGACTATCAATTAAACCGATGCTAA
- the katG gene encoding catalase/peroxidase HPI has product MEDHSNDISKCPFHNGSMDNVAATGTKNRDWWPNQLKVNILRQHSPLSDPMGSNFNYAEAFKSLDLEALKKDLHDLMTDSQEWWPADFGHYGGLFIRMAWHSAGTYRVEDGRGGAGAGEQRFAPLNSWPDNVSLDKARRLLWPIKQKYGRKISWADLMILTGNIALESMGFKTFGFAGGRADVWEPDEAVYWGSETTWLGGDERYKDGSEGVPKGHGVVSSDDDADGHVHSRNLEKPLAAVQMGLIYVNPEGPDGNPDPILAAKDIRDTFGRMAMNDEETVALIAGGHTFGKTHGAASSDHVGKEPEAAGLEQQGFGWKNSFGSGKGADAITSGLEVTWTTTPTQWSNNFFENLFGFEWELSKSPAGAHQWVAKNAEPIIPDAFDSSKKHLPTMLTTDLSLRLDPEYEKISRRFLENPDQFADAFARAWYKLTHRDMGPISRYLGPDVPQEELLWQDPIPALNHELIDQNDIEQLKGKILNSGLSISQLVGTAWASASTFRGSDKRGGANGARIRLAPQKDWSVNNPAQLKVVLDKLESIQADFNASQGGGKRVSLADLIVLAGCAGVEKAAAAAGSSVSVPFYQGRMDATAEQTDVESVGYLEPKADGFRNYRRTKSSVATEELLIDKAHLLTLTAPELTVLLGGLRVLDINSDGSKNGVFTHRPGQLTNDFFVNLLDMNTQWQSVSNDKELYTGNDRTTGQPKWIGTRADLVFGSNSELRAVAEVYASSDAQEKFVKDFVATWNKVMNLDRFDLA; this is encoded by the coding sequence ATGGAAGACCACTCAAATGACATTAGCAAATGCCCTTTTCATAATGGCAGTATGGACAATGTAGCAGCTACAGGCACAAAAAATCGTGACTGGTGGCCCAATCAGTTAAAAGTAAATATCCTGCGACAACATTCTCCATTATCAGACCCAATGGGAAGTAATTTTAATTATGCAGAAGCTTTTAAAAGCCTTGATCTTGAAGCACTAAAAAAAGATTTACATGACCTGATGACGGATTCGCAAGAATGGTGGCCGGCAGATTTTGGTCATTATGGAGGTCTTTTTATCCGAATGGCATGGCACAGCGCAGGAACGTACCGTGTAGAAGATGGTCGTGGAGGAGCAGGTGCCGGGGAACAGCGTTTTGCCCCTTTAAACAGCTGGCCTGATAACGTAAGTCTTGATAAAGCACGCAGATTGCTATGGCCTATAAAACAAAAATATGGAAGAAAAATTTCCTGGGCCGATTTGATGATTCTAACAGGAAATATTGCTTTGGAATCAATGGGGTTTAAAACTTTTGGTTTTGCCGGAGGAAGAGCAGACGTTTGGGAACCGGACGAAGCAGTTTATTGGGGATCAGAAACTACATGGTTAGGTGGAGATGAGCGTTACAAAGATGGATCTGAAGGAGTACCGAAAGGGCATGGAGTAGTATCGTCAGATGATGATGCCGATGGACATGTTCATTCCAGAAATCTGGAGAAACCGCTTGCAGCCGTGCAAATGGGACTTATATATGTAAATCCTGAAGGACCAGATGGAAATCCTGATCCTATTTTAGCTGCGAAAGATATTAGAGATACTTTTGGTCGTATGGCCATGAATGACGAAGAAACGGTTGCACTAATTGCTGGTGGACATACGTTTGGAAAAACGCATGGTGCCGCTTCTTCAGACCATGTAGGTAAAGAGCCTGAAGCTGCAGGTTTAGAACAACAAGGTTTTGGCTGGAAAAATAGTTTTGGTTCAGGTAAAGGTGCAGACGCTATCACTAGTGGACTTGAAGTTACCTGGACAACAACACCAACACAATGGAGTAATAACTTCTTCGAAAACTTATTTGGTTTTGAATGGGAATTATCTAAAAGCCCTGCAGGTGCACACCAATGGGTAGCAAAAAATGCAGAGCCTATTATTCCGGATGCCTTTGACAGTTCTAAAAAACATTTACCAACCATGCTTACGACAGATTTATCATTGCGATTAGATCCTGAGTATGAAAAAATATCAAGACGCTTTCTTGAAAATCCGGATCAGTTTGCAGATGCCTTTGCACGTGCCTGGTATAAACTAACACATCGTGATATGGGACCTATCTCGCGTTATTTAGGACCTGATGTTCCGCAGGAAGAATTATTATGGCAGGACCCTATTCCGGCACTAAACCATGAATTAATAGATCAGAACGATATAGAGCAATTAAAAGGAAAAATTCTCAATTCAGGATTAAGCATTTCCCAATTAGTAGGAACAGCCTGGGCTTCGGCTTCTACTTTTAGGGGATCAGATAAACGTGGTGGAGCGAATGGTGCACGTATAAGACTGGCTCCACAAAAAGACTGGTCCGTAAATAATCCGGCGCAACTTAAGGTGGTTTTAGATAAACTGGAAAGTATTCAGGCAGACTTTAATGCATCACAAGGAGGCGGAAAAAGAGTTTCATTAGCAGATTTAATTGTTTTGGCAGGTTGTGCAGGAGTAGAAAAAGCAGCTGCAGCTGCCGGAAGTTCAGTTAGTGTACCTTTTTACCAGGGACGTATGGATGCAACCGCAGAGCAAACTGATGTGGAGTCTGTTGGATACTTAGAACCGAAAGCAGATGGTTTCCGTAATTACAGAAGAACAAAATCATCAGTAGCGACCGAAGAATTGCTAATAGATAAAGCACATTTGTTAACGCTTACTGCACCAGAATTGACAGTACTTTTAGGAGGATTACGTGTATTGGATATTAATAGTGATGGTTCTAAAAACGGAGTTTTTACACATCGTCCGGGTCAGCTTACTAATGATTTCTTTGTAAACTTGCTTGATATGAACACACAATGGCAATCTGTTTCGAACGATAAGGAACTTTATACAGGAAACGATCGTACTACAGGACAGCCAAAATGGATAGGAACACGTGCCGATTTGGTTTTTGGATCTAATTCAGAATTAAGAGCTGTTGCAGAAGTCTACGCGAGTAGCGATGCACAGGAAAAATTTGTAAAAGACTTTGTGGCAACATGGAATAAAGTCATGAATCTGGATCGATTTGATCTTGCTTAA
- a CDS encoding glycoside hydrolase family 2 protein: protein MKKIIMLCFTFLFIGKTIAQEVPLVSNISSRNNINLNGKWSYIVDPLENGYYDYRLMPFKDNGFFQNKAFSTSDLVEYNFATSATMDIPSDWNSKDERLFFYEGTVWFEKDFTYKKSAQTKGILYFGAVNYDAKVYVNGKFAGSHVGGYTPFNFDVTNLLVDGNNFVVVKVDNKRHKDNVPTVNMDWWNYGGITRDVVLAQVPNTYIEDYLVQLDKKDKTKISGWIKLNSETANQSVSINIPELKIKKNISTDAKGMAYFEIKTKPVLWTPEKPKLYDVLITKTDENIADKIGFRTVETKGKEILLNGKKVFLRGISIHEEAPFRQGRAWSEEDAVTLLTWAKELGCNYVRLAHYPHNENMVRQAEKMGLMIWSEVPVYWTISWTNPDTYANAERQLHDMVYRDKNRCGIIIWSIANETPHGDDRDIFLSKLAKYARTQDNSRLISMAMEVTKSADNTNTLHDNMNEFVDIVSFNQYLGWYRGTNESCKDMKWIIPYNKPVIISEFGGEALQGRHGDKTERWTEEYQEELYKQNTQMFNHIDGLAGVSPWILVDFRSPRRQLPNIQDFFNRKGLISSGGIKKKAFYVMKDWYTQKEEEYK from the coding sequence ATGAAAAAAATAATAATGTTATGTTTTACTTTTTTATTTATAGGAAAAACAATAGCACAAGAAGTTCCGTTGGTATCGAATATTTCATCCCGAAACAACATAAACCTAAACGGAAAATGGAGTTATATAGTCGATCCATTAGAAAACGGATATTATGATTATCGTCTAATGCCTTTTAAAGACAATGGATTTTTCCAAAACAAAGCATTTTCAACGTCTGATTTGGTCGAATATAATTTCGCGACTTCTGCAACTATGGATATTCCGTCTGACTGGAACAGTAAAGATGAGAGATTGTTTTTTTATGAAGGAACCGTTTGGTTTGAAAAAGACTTCACTTATAAAAAATCGGCACAGACAAAAGGAATTCTCTATTTTGGCGCTGTTAATTATGATGCTAAAGTGTATGTAAATGGCAAATTTGCAGGAAGTCATGTTGGCGGATACACGCCTTTTAATTTTGATGTAACCAACCTTTTAGTCGATGGCAATAATTTTGTGGTGGTTAAAGTAGACAACAAACGTCATAAAGACAACGTACCAACGGTGAATATGGATTGGTGGAATTATGGCGGAATTACGAGAGATGTGGTACTAGCCCAGGTTCCCAATACTTATATCGAAGATTATTTGGTTCAGTTGGATAAAAAAGACAAAACGAAGATTTCAGGATGGATTAAACTGAATAGCGAAACAGCAAATCAATCGGTTTCTATCAATATTCCCGAATTAAAAATCAAGAAAAATATTAGTACGGATGCCAAAGGAATGGCCTATTTTGAAATCAAAACCAAACCCGTTTTATGGACACCGGAAAAACCAAAATTATACGATGTTTTAATAACGAAAACCGATGAAAATATAGCCGATAAAATTGGTTTTAGAACAGTAGAAACCAAAGGAAAAGAAATTCTGCTTAACGGAAAAAAGGTTTTTCTAAGAGGAATCAGCATTCACGAAGAAGCCCCTTTCAGACAAGGAAGAGCCTGGTCAGAGGAAGATGCTGTTACTTTATTGACCTGGGCTAAGGAGTTAGGATGCAATTATGTACGTCTGGCACATTATCCGCATAACGAAAATATGGTAAGACAAGCTGAAAAAATGGGTTTAATGATTTGGTCAGAAGTTCCGGTTTATTGGACTATTTCATGGACAAATCCGGATACTTACGCCAATGCAGAACGCCAATTGCACGACATGGTTTACAGAGATAAAAACCGTTGCGGAATCATAATCTGGTCCATAGCAAACGAAACACCACATGGTGACGATAGAGATATTTTCCTGAGTAAATTAGCCAAATACGCCCGTACACAAGATAATTCACGTTTGATAAGCATGGCGATGGAAGTTACTAAAAGTGCAGACAACACCAATACGCTTCACGATAACATGAATGAGTTTGTAGATATTGTTAGTTTTAATCAATATTTAGGATGGTACAGAGGAACAAATGAATCTTGTAAAGACATGAAATGGATTATTCCTTATAACAAACCGGTTATTATCAGTGAATTTGGAGGAGAGGCTTTACAAGGGAGACATGGAGATAAAACCGAACGCTGGACAGAAGAATATCAGGAAGAATTGTACAAGCAAAATACCCAAATGTTCAATCATATAGACGGTTTAGCAGGAGTGTCTCCATGGATTTTGGTTGATTTTAGATCACCACGACGCCAACTTCCAAATATTCAGGATTTCTTTAATCGGAAAGGATTAATTTCTAGTGGAGGAATTAAAAAGAAAGCTTTTTATGTAATGAAAGATTGGTATACTCAAAAAGAAGAAGAGTATAAGTAA
- a CDS encoding SRPBCC family protein — protein sequence METAAKSSKLKTNVSALERILMVTSGGYLLYKGLSKEDKSISQIGSGGAMLLRGLSGYCPVYDAVDHLKNDKASNVNIRVNSFINKPIGEVYNFWRDFENLPKFMNHLESVKPLSYTTSKWTAKGPAGIGKLSWKAEIVKDEKERLISWNSLPDSSIKNAGKVVFRPSGKDTEIIVTISYHAPLGIAGESAAKLLNPYFEKLVKNDIMNFKTYLESI from the coding sequence ATGGAAACAGCAGCAAAATCTTCTAAACTTAAAACAAATGTTTCAGCACTCGAAAGAATTTTAATGGTTACCAGCGGTGGTTATCTTTTATATAAAGGGTTATCAAAAGAGGATAAAAGTATCTCACAAATTGGTTCTGGAGGCGCGATGCTTTTACGTGGACTTTCCGGCTACTGTCCCGTTTATGATGCGGTCGATCATTTAAAAAATGACAAAGCTTCAAATGTAAACATTAGAGTCAATAGTTTCATTAACAAGCCAATCGGTGAAGTTTACAATTTTTGGCGTGATTTTGAAAATCTTCCAAAATTTATGAATCATCTTGAATCTGTAAAACCTTTAAGTTATACCACTTCTAAATGGACAGCAAAAGGACCAGCCGGAATTGGCAAATTAAGCTGGAAAGCTGAAATAGTAAAAGATGAAAAAGAAAGATTAATTAGTTGGAATTCGCTTCCGGATTCATCGATTAAGAATGCCGGAAAAGTTGTTTTTAGACCCAGTGGAAAAGACACAGAAATTATTGTAACCATTTCGTATCATGCTCCACTAGGAATTGCAGGCGAAAGTGCTGCAAAATTGCTTAATCCGTATTTTGAAAAACTGGTAAAAAATGATATTATGAATTTTAAAACCTATTTAGAATCTATTTAG
- a CDS encoding SDR family oxidoreductase, giving the protein MKTNKSLQNPLTQYIEPPYTEKRQEPPGYEVFMQTKPDHGEDSYTGSGKLKGRKAIITGGDSGIGRAVAIAFAREGADIVISYLDEHADAKETATYIEKAGQKAILLPGDISKEEHCISIVNQAVEQIGGIDIIVNNAAFQMSRDSLQDISAEEWDKTFRVNIHSMFYICKAAEQYLQPGSTIINTTSVNAYKAPPQLIPYSATKAAIQNFTASLAQLWAEKGIRVNCVAPGPIWTPLISSTLPDERVKNFGSETPLKRAGQPAELAPAFVLLASQDSSYMTGSTVQVTGGYPTI; this is encoded by the coding sequence ATGAAAACGAATAAGAGCCTGCAAAACCCATTGACCCAATATATAGAACCACCTTATACAGAAAAAAGACAAGAACCACCCGGATATGAAGTTTTTATGCAAACAAAACCGGACCACGGTGAAGATTCATATACCGGATCTGGGAAATTGAAAGGAAGGAAAGCAATAATCACTGGTGGCGATTCAGGTATCGGACGGGCCGTTGCCATTGCGTTTGCACGCGAAGGAGCTGATATTGTCATTTCGTATTTAGATGAACACGCAGATGCAAAAGAAACCGCAACCTATATTGAAAAAGCTGGTCAAAAAGCTATTTTACTGCCAGGCGATATAAGCAAGGAAGAACATTGTATTTCGATCGTTAATCAGGCAGTCGAACAAATTGGCGGTATTGACATCATAGTAAATAATGCCGCTTTTCAAATGTCAAGAGATTCTCTTCAGGATATTTCTGCAGAAGAATGGGATAAAACTTTTAGGGTGAATATTCATTCTATGTTTTATATCTGCAAAGCTGCAGAACAATATTTGCAACCGGGAAGCACGATTATTAACACCACATCTGTTAATGCTTACAAGGCGCCGCCTCAGCTTATCCCTTATTCAGCTACAAAAGCGGCGATACAAAATTTCACAGCTAGTCTGGCACAGCTTTGGGCAGAAAAGGGAATTAGGGTTAATTGTGTAGCTCCGGGACCAATCTGGACTCCTCTTATCTCATCTACACTTCCTGATGAAAGAGTTAAGAATTTCGGATCAGAAACACCTTTAAAACGTGCAGGACAACCTGCAGAATTAGCACCCGCATTTGTATTGCTTGCCTCACAGGATTCAAGTTATATGACCGGATCTACAGTTCAGGTAACAGGCGGATATCCTACAATATAA